A DNA window from Streptomyces bacillaris contains the following coding sequences:
- a CDS encoding peroxiredoxin: MAIEVGTEAPDFELKDNHGRTVRLSDFRGEKNVVLLFYPFAFTGVCTGELCALRDELPRFENDDTQLLAVSNDSIHTLRVFAEQEGLEYPLLSDFWPHGEASRAYGVFDVDKGCAVRGTFIIDKAGTVRWSVVNGLPDARDLNDYVKALEAL, encoded by the coding sequence ATGGCGATCGAGGTCGGCACCGAGGCCCCGGATTTCGAACTCAAGGACAACCACGGCCGGACCGTGCGGCTCTCGGACTTCCGGGGCGAGAAGAACGTGGTGCTGCTCTTCTACCCGTTCGCCTTCACCGGCGTCTGCACGGGTGAGCTGTGCGCGCTCCGCGACGAGCTGCCCCGCTTCGAGAACGACGACACCCAGCTGCTCGCCGTCTCCAACGACTCCATCCACACCCTGCGCGTCTTCGCCGAGCAGGAGGGCCTCGAATACCCGCTGCTCTCCGACTTCTGGCCGCACGGCGAGGCCTCGCGGGCCTATGGGGTCTTCGACGTGGACAAGGGGTGCGCGGTGCGCGGCACCTTCATCATCGACAAGGCCGGCACCGTCCGCTGGAGCGTGGTCAACGGCCTGCCGGACGCGCGTGACCTGAACGACTACGTCAAGGCGCTCGAAGCGCTCTGA
- a CDS encoding TerD family protein, translating to MGVSLSKGGNVSLTKAAPNLTAVIVGLGWDARTTTGGDFDLDASALLTNTEGKVAADGNFVFFNNLKSPDGSVEHTGDNLTGEGEGDDEVIKVNLAGVPADVDKIVFPVSIYEAESRQQSFGQVRNAYIRVVNQADNTELARYDLSEDASTETAMVFGELYRNGAEWKFRAIGQGYASGLRGIAQDFGVNV from the coding sequence GTGGGAGTCAGCCTCAGCAAGGGCGGCAACGTCTCGCTGACCAAGGCCGCGCCCAACCTGACCGCGGTCATCGTCGGTCTGGGCTGGGACGCCCGCACCACCACCGGCGGTGACTTCGACCTCGACGCCAGCGCGCTGCTGACGAACACCGAGGGCAAGGTCGCGGCGGACGGCAATTTCGTCTTCTTCAACAACCTGAAGAGCCCCGACGGCTCCGTCGAGCACACCGGTGACAACCTCACCGGTGAGGGCGAGGGTGACGACGAGGTCATCAAGGTGAACCTCGCCGGTGTCCCGGCCGACGTCGACAAGATCGTCTTCCCGGTCTCGATCTACGAGGCCGAGAGCCGCCAGCAGAGCTTCGGCCAGGTCCGCAACGCGTACATCCGCGTGGTGAACCAGGCCGACAACACCGAGCTGGCCCGCTACGACCTGAGCGAGGACGCCTCCACGGAGACCGCCATGGTCTTCGGCGAGCTGTACCGCAATGGCGCCGAGTGGAAGTTCCGCGCCATCGGCCAGGGGTACGCCTCGGGTCTGCGCGGCATCGCGCAGGACTTCGGCGTCAACGTCTGA
- a CDS encoding TerD family protein: MGVTLAKGGNVSLSKVAPNLTQVLVGLGWDARSTTGADFDLDASALLCRSGRVLGDEWFVFYNNLTSPDGSVEHTGDNLTGEGDGDDESVIVRLDQVPAHCDKIVFPVSIHDADNRGQAFGQVSNAFIRVVNQADGQELARYDLSEDASTETAMIFGELYRYQGEWKFRAVGQGYASGLRGIALDFGVNVS; the protein is encoded by the coding sequence ATGGGCGTCACGCTCGCCAAGGGAGGCAATGTCTCCCTCTCCAAGGTCGCACCCAACCTCACCCAGGTGCTGGTCGGGCTCGGCTGGGACGCACGCTCCACCACCGGAGCCGATTTCGACCTCGACGCCAGCGCACTGCTGTGCCGCTCGGGCCGGGTGCTCGGTGACGAGTGGTTCGTGTTCTACAACAACCTCACCAGCCCCGACGGCTCCGTCGAGCACACCGGTGACAATCTGACGGGTGAGGGCGACGGCGACGACGAGTCCGTCATCGTCCGGCTCGACCAGGTCCCCGCCCACTGCGACAAGATCGTCTTCCCGGTCTCCATCCATGACGCCGACAACCGGGGCCAGGCGTTCGGCCAGGTCAGCAACGCCTTCATCCGCGTGGTCAACCAGGCCGACGGCCAGGAGCTGGCCCGCTACGACCTGAGCGAGGACGCCTCCACGGAGACCGCGATGATCTTCGGCGAGCTGTACCGCTATCAGGGTGAGTGGAAATTCCGTGCAGTCGGTCAGGGGTACGCGTCGGGGCTGCGCGGCATCGCTCTAGACTTCGGCGTCAACGTTTCATAA
- a CDS encoding DUF475 domain-containing protein — MVLKTFGWSFAVTALGLVAAFFYGGWQAFGIVAILSILEISLSFDNAVINAGILKKMNAFWQKIFLTIGILIAVFGMRLVFPVVIVAVSAQLGPIEAIDLSFNDPDRYKELVTDAHPAIAAFGGMFLLMIFLDFIFEDRDIQWLRWIERPLAKLGKVDMLSVCVALVVLLVSAMTFATHAHQHGGGHVDKTSTVLLSGIAGLITYLIVGGLSGFFEGKLEEEEEREQEAEEQAKKAGKPVTGVALAGKAAFFLFLYLEVLDASFSFDGVIGAFAITNEIVLMALGLGIGAMYVRSLTVYLVRQGTLDDYVYLEHGAHYAIGALSVILLVTIQYEINEIITGLIGVVLIGLSFWSSLRRNKAIAASGGSSGDVGGSAGSKAEVHSGV, encoded by the coding sequence GTGGTTCTGAAAACCTTCGGCTGGTCGTTCGCGGTGACCGCGCTCGGCCTGGTCGCAGCCTTCTTCTACGGGGGGTGGCAGGCTTTCGGCATCGTCGCGATCCTGTCGATCCTGGAGATCTCGCTCTCCTTCGACAACGCGGTGATCAACGCCGGAATCCTGAAGAAGATGAATGCCTTCTGGCAGAAGATCTTCCTCACCATCGGCATCCTCATCGCCGTCTTCGGTATGCGGCTGGTGTTCCCCGTCGTGATCGTGGCCGTGAGCGCCCAGCTCGGCCCGATCGAGGCCATCGATCTCTCCTTCAACGACCCCGACAGGTACAAGGAACTGGTCACGGACGCCCATCCGGCGATCGCCGCCTTCGGTGGCATGTTCCTGCTGATGATCTTCCTCGACTTCATCTTCGAGGACCGCGACATCCAGTGGCTGCGCTGGATCGAGCGCCCGCTCGCCAAGCTCGGCAAGGTCGACATGCTGTCGGTCTGCGTCGCGCTGGTCGTGCTGCTGGTCAGCGCGATGACCTTCGCGACCCACGCCCACCAGCACGGTGGCGGCCACGTGGACAAGACGTCGACCGTCCTGCTCTCGGGTATCGCGGGTCTGATCACCTACCTGATCGTCGGCGGGCTCTCCGGATTCTTCGAGGGCAAGCTCGAAGAGGAGGAGGAGCGTGAGCAGGAGGCCGAGGAGCAGGCCAAGAAGGCGGGCAAGCCGGTCACCGGCGTCGCCCTCGCCGGAAAGGCCGCGTTCTTCCTCTTCCTCTACCTGGAAGTCCTGGACGCCTCCTTCTCGTTCGACGGTGTCATCGGTGCCTTCGCCATCACCAACGAGATCGTGCTGATGGCCCTGGGCCTCGGTATCGGAGCCATGTACGTCCGTTCGCTCACCGTCTACCTGGTCCGCCAGGGCACCCTGGACGACTACGTCTATCTGGAGCACGGCGCGCACTACGCGATCGGTGCGCTCTCCGTCATCCTGCTGGTCACCATCCAGTACGAGATCAACGAGATCATCACCGGTCTGATCGGTGTCGTCCTCATCGGTCTCTCCTTCTGGTCCTCGCTCCGCCGCAACAAGGCCATCGCGGCCTCGGGCGGAAGCAG